One Triticum dicoccoides isolate Atlit2015 ecotype Zavitan chromosome 4B, WEW_v2.0, whole genome shotgun sequence genomic window carries:
- the LOC119294179 gene encoding peroxidase 5-like, with the protein MALVVVVGAAVVAMWLLAGEARAQAQLQVGFYAHSCPQAEVIVRDEVGRAVSAYPGFAAGLVRLHFHDCFVKGCDASVLLDSTANSTAEKDASPNKSLRGFEVIDAAKKRLEAACAGTVSCADILAFAARDSVVLAGGSPYGVPAGRRDGNVSAASDAQASLPPPTANVAHLTEAFAKNGLSQEDMVTLSGAHTVGVTHCSSFSARLHGYNATTGTGQDPAMDAAKAAELARQCPPGSPKAVPMDAGSPNTFDTGYFRALLANQGVLASDQTLTSDNATAALVAQNAGNVYLFVTRFGDAMVRMGGIRVLTGGDGQIRTNCRVVN; encoded by the exons ATGGCGTTGGTCGTGGTGGTTGGCGCCGCGGTTGTCGCAATGTGGCTACTGGCCGGTGAGGCGCGAGCGCAGGCGCAGCTCCAGGTAGGGTTCTACGCGCACTCGTGCCCCCAGGCGGAGGTCATCGTCAGGGACGAGGTCGGCAGGGCCGTCAGCGCCTACCCCGGCTTCGCCGCCGGCCTCGTCCGCCTCCacttccacgactgcttcgtcaAG GGCTGCGACGCGTCGGTGCTGCTGGACTCGACGGCCAACAGCACGGCGGAGAAGGACGCCTCGCCCAACAAGAGCCTCAGGGGGTTCGAGGTCATCGACGCCGCCAAGAAGCGCCTGGAGGCCGCTTGCGCCGGGaccgtctcctgcgccgacatACTCGCCTTCGCCGCCCGTGACAGCGTCGTCCTG GCCGGCGGTAGCCCGTACGGCGTCCCGGCCGGGCGGAGGGACGGCAACGTGTCGGCGGCGTCCGACGCGCAGGCGAGCCTGCCCCCGCCCACGGCGAACGTGGCTCACCTCACTGAAGCCTTTGCAAAGAATGGGCTTTCCCAAGAGGACATGGTCACGCTTTCAG GCGCGCACACGGTCGGCGTGACGCACTGCAGCTCCTTCAGCGCGCGGCTGCACGGGTACAACGCCACCACGGGCACGGGCCAGGACCCGGCAATGGACGCGGCCAAGGCGGCGGAGCTGGCGCGGCAGTGCCCGCCGGGGAGCCCGAAGGCGGTGCCCATGGACGCCGGCAGCCCCAACACGTTCGACACGGGCTACTTCCGCGCCCTGCTGGCCAACCAGGGCGTCCTCGCCTCCGACCAGACGCTCACGTCCGACAACGCCACGGCCGCGCTCGTGGCGCAGAACGCCGGCAACGTCTACCTGTTCGTGACCCGGTTCGGCGACGCCATGGTGAGGATGGGCGGCATCCGGGTGCTCACCGGCGGCGACGGCCAGATACGCACCAACTGCAGGGTCGTAAACTGA
- the LOC119292051 gene encoding peroxidase 5-like, with translation MEAPAARGGARMRLRLWAAVVVMAMAAATARAQLQVGYYDTLCPAAEIIVQQEVSKGVSGSPGTAAGLLRLHFHDCFVRGCDGSVLLDSTPGNQAEKDAPPNSSLRGFEVIDAAKTRLEQACYGVVSCADVLAFAARDALALVGGSSYQVPAGRRDGNVSVAGETNGNLPPPTANVNQLNQIFGSKGLSQAQMVALSGAHTVGMAQCSSFSSRLYSYGTNGGKDPSMDPAYLATLTTQCPQSGASQPVAMDPVTPNTFDTNYYANVAANRGLLASDQALLADNSTAAQVLGYTASPGTFQTDFASAMVAMGAIGVLTDNQGTIRTNCRVVG, from the exons ATGGAGGCGCCGGCGGCCAGAGGAGGAGCGCGAATGCGGCTGCGGCTgtgggcggcggtggtggtgatggcgatggcggcggcgacggcgcgggcgcAGCTGCAGGTCGGGTACTACGACACGCTGTGCCCGGCGGCGGAGATCATCGTGCAGCAGGAGGTCAGCAAGGGGGTGTCCGGCAGCCCCGGcaccgccgccggcctcctccggctccacttccacgactgcttcgtcaGG GGGTGCGACGGGTCGGTGCTGCTGGACTCGACGCCGGGGAACCAGGCGGAGAAGGACGCGCCGCCAAACTCGAGCCTCCGGGGGTTCGAGGTGATCGACGCGGCCAAGACGCGGCTGGAGCAGGCCTGCTACGGcgtcgtctcctgcgccgacgtgCTCGCCTTCGCCGCCAGAGACGCCCTCGCCCTG GTCGGAGGCAGCTCGTACCAGGTGCCGGCCGGGCGACGAGACGGCAACGTCTCGGTGGCGGGGGAGACCAACGGGAacctgccgccgccgaccgccAACGTGAACCAGCTCAACCAGATCTTCGGCTCCAAGGGCCTCTCCCAGGCCCAGATGGTCGCGCTCTCAG GGGCGCACACGGTGGGTATGGCGCAGTGCAGCTCCTTCAGCAGCCGGCTCTACTCGTACGGGACCAACGGCGGCAAGGACCCCAGCATGGACCCGGCCTACCTGGCCACGCTCACCACGCAGTGCCCGCAGTCCGGCGCCAGCCAGCCCGTGGCCATGGACCCCGTCACGCCCAACACCTTCGACACCAACTACTACGCCAACGTCGCCGCCAACCGCGGCCTGCTCGCCTCCGACCAGGCCCTCCTCGCCGACAACAGCACCGCCGCGCAGGTCCTCGGCTACACCGCCAGCCCCGGCACCTTCCAGACCGACTTTGCCAGCGCCATGGTCGCCATGGGCGCCATCGGCGTGCTCACCGACAACCAAGGCACCATCAGGACCAACTGCAGGGTCGTCGGCTAG
- the LOC119292052 gene encoding TVP38/TMEM64 family membrane protein slr0305-like: MARVLPLDIEPGEAPRAGETVVSMPSSSAVASRNGIERSEQNIKDDECARLVTPAQHATADNNTEILPEQPMSRHFIWWLKVLLVCFLLVLASYIFVKFGVRFAFEKVLLPIMQWEASAFGRPVLALVLVASLALLPLILVPSGPSMWLAGMIFGYGWGFLIIMVGTTLGMVASYWIGSLFRKRLHAWLKRWPQQIALIQLAGEGNWFQQFRVVALFRISPFPYTIFNYAVTVTEIKFNPYLCGSVAGMVPEAFIYIYSGRLIRTLADVKYGKYKMTPVELTYNIISFVIAVVLTVAFTVYAKRALSHIKSSDDICAEDQPAVSAGVTALKNGQRECSHAHHVALDVV, translated from the exons ATGGCGCGCGTCCTCCCTCTCGACATTGAGCCCGGGGAGGCACCCAG AGCTGGTGAGACGGTCGTAAGCATGCCAAGCTCTTCAGCTGTGGCATCACGCAATGGAATCGAGCGTTCTGAGCAAAACATAAAGGACGATGAATGTGCGAGGCTGGTGACACCAGCTCAACATGCAACAGCTGACAACAACACAGAAATTTTGCCTGAGCAACCAATGTCAAGACACTTCATTTGGTGGCTGAAAGTTCTGCTTGTCTGCTTCCTTCTTGTATTAGCATCTTATATCTTCGTGAAATTTGGAGTCCGCTTTGCCTTTGAGAAG GTACTTTTGCCAATTATGCAATGGGAAGCAAGTGCCTTTGGCCGTCCAGTATTGGCTCTTGTCCTCGTTGCATCTCTGGCTCTCCTCCCACTCATCTTAGTCCCTTCTGGGCCTTCTATGTGGTTAGCAGGAATGATCTTCGGTTATGGCTGGGGTTTCTTGATTATTATGGTTGGGACTACTCTTGGCATGGTTGCATCATATTGGATCGGCTCATTGTTCCGCAAACGTCTACAT GCATGGTTAAAGAGATGGCCTCAGCAGATAGCTCTAATACAGCTTGCTGGCGAAGGGAACTGGTTCCAGCAGTTTCGAGTTGTTGCACTATTCAGAATCTCACCATTTCCATATACAATTTTTAACTATGCCGTAACTGTGACAGAAATCAAGTTCAATCCTTACCTATGTGGTTCAGTTGCCGGAATGGTACCTGAGGCATTCATCTATATCTATAG CGGACGGCTAATACGCACGTTGGCCGATGTGAAGTATGGCAAGTATAAGATGACGCCAGTTGAGCTGACATACAACATAATCTCGTTCGTCATTGCCGTTGTTCTCACGGTCGCCTTTACTGTTTACGCCAAGAGGGCGCTAAGCCACATAAAAAGCTCAGATGATATCTGCGCAGAGGACCAGCCTGCTGTCTCTGCTGGGGTGACTGCACTCAAGAATGGCCAGCGGGAGTGTTCCCATGCACATCATGTAGCTTTAGATGTCGTGTGA